TCCCCTCAAATGAAGTTTTAATTCAGCCGAATAGTATTTCACCTGCATTTTCTGTTGGTGTAAATTATTTGTTTAAGGAAAATGAATATGTTGGGAAAAGAAGGTTTTTATTAGGCGGTGCAGTGCATAACCTAATAAAGTTAGATGATGCTTTAATAGGAGAGATAGAACAATCAAGAAGTTTTAGGTATATTCTTCATTCGGAAGCCTCTTTTCCTGTAAGGGGAACAAATGTAGAAATTCAACCAGCAGGTTTTATAGCCTTACAAGGAACAGCTAAAGAGTTGTTTATAGGTTCAAATGTTCGATATGAGTTAAAACAAGAGTCAAGGTTTACAGATTTTTCAAAAACATCGGCGATTACTTTTGGGGTTTTTGCTAGAGAGTTAAAAAGTATGGTTGCTTTTGTTGGTTTCCAGATGGATAAATATAACATCGGAGTGAGTTATGATATTGATATAACAGGTTACTCTGTTGCGTCTTCAGGACAAGGAGGTTTAGAAGTTTCTTTTAAGTATGTAAATCTTACGAAGTTTAATAAAGCGTATACCCCTGCCCCTAGATTATAAAATAAATATTGTATAAGGAAGAATAAGATAATGAGAAGTTTATTAAAAGGTTTTTATTTGGCTATGGCAATGCTAGTAGCTCAGGGGTTAAGCGCTCAAAAAAAAGAAATTGAAATAGCAAAGAGTTATGAGCTTATGGGGAGGTTTTCAATGGCTTTACAGTATTATAAAAAGGCTGAAGCTAGAGAAAAATACTTAGCCGAAGAAGAGCAAGTGCGCCTGTATAAGTCTTTAATCTTTTGTAATGATAAACTTAAAGATTATAAAAATGCCGAGAAGTATTTTGAAAAAATAGAAAAATTACAACCCTTAAGTGATAGTTTGTTAGTTAAGTATTCTGAAGTTTTAAGGACTTTAGGGAGTCACCCTAAAGCCGAAAAAGTATATAGAAGCTTGGTCAATAAACAGACCGATGAAGTGTTAAAAAACAACATGCTATATGCATTGGATTGGTTTAAGAAAAATAAGAGCCTTAAACAACCTTATGTGATAGGGAAAACAAATATCAATGTTCAGGGGTTGAGTATGGGGATAGCAGAATATAATGATGGCGTTATTGTTGGTGTTCCAAAGTTAACTGATGGAGTAACCTTTTACAACCTAGGGTATTGTACAAAAAAAGATTCAGTAACATTTTCTGAAGCAACTATTTTGAGTAAAAACTTAACAAGTAAATTCCATGAGGGGTATCCGGTAATAGATCAAAAGAACAACGTGCTTTATTTTACATCTAATTCGTTGACTAAAGTGAAGATTAAACAAGGAGGGAAGAAAGATATAAGCAAAAATGGAAATGTCAATCGTCTCAAAATCTATCAATCTACTTTTGAAAATGGAGAATGGTCTGAAAAAGAAGAGTTACCATTTAATAGTATGGATTATGATTGTTTGCACCCGTCAATTTCAGATGATGGAAAGACATTATACTTTACTTCAAACATGTCTGGAGGTAAAGGAGGATATGATATTTATAAAGTAGAAAAGACGAACTCAGGTTGGTCTAAACCGGTTAACTTAGGAAGTAGAGTTAATACTATGGGAGATGAGATGAATCCTTTTATTAAAGCTGAAGAGTTGTTTTTTGCTTCAAGAGGATATTATGGTTTTGGAGGAATAGATGTTTTTAAAGTTAAGTTATCCGAAGAAGATGGTAAAGTTCAAAATTTAGGAGCTCCAATTAATACGAATCAGGATGATTTTTCATTTACAATGAATTCAAAAGATAAAGGGTACTTTTCTTCTAATCGAAGTTCTAAAAAAGCTGAAGATGCTATTTATAGCTATGTTTATTATCCTGTTAATGTTGTAACAGATACAGAGAATGGAGAAGCAGTAGAGGATATAGATGTTGTCGTTTCTGAGTTGATTAATGGAGAATGGAAAGAGGTGTCGACTCAAAGAACCAATAAAGCAGGGGAATGGAAATACGACTTTAAAGCAGGCGTGGAGTATAAAGTGAAGTTTGATAACTCTTATAGAAATTCAAAAGAGTTTACTTTATCAGCAAACGGCAATAGAGTAGAGGAGTTGGAGAAGCTCAAAAATGTAGATTTACAAAGAGTTTTTATTGATGGATATGTTATTGATGAGGAAACACAGAAAGGAATTGAAGGAGTGAAAGAGATTCTTTATGAAAAAAATGAGTTAGGAGATTTTGAAGAGATAGATTCAACATTTACAGATGAAGAGGGGTATTGGAGATTTGATGTTGAAAAAGATAAGGTCTATGAAGTTGAAATTCAACGTGTGGATTATGAGTTGGAAAAGATTGAAATAGATCCAATAGTCGATAATGAACCAAGAAGAAAATCATATACAACAACTTTAAAAGTAAAGCTGAATAAGGATAATGAAAAAGTATTAGACGCAGAAAATATCTTCTTTGAACATAATTCAGCCAATATAACTTCAGCTTCTTTTGCTGTGCTAGATCAAGTTGTAGGGTATTTAAAGGCCAATCCTTATTCTAAATTAGAAGTGGATGCTTATACCGATTGTACCGGTGACGATGCCTTTAACCTTGCTTTATCTGAGAGAAGAGCAAAAGCTTGCGCAGACTATGTGATTGAAAAAATTGGAGGAAAAGCATTTAGAGTAAAGTATAAAGGCTTTGGAGAAACCAATCCAATTCATGCTTGTGATGAGCAACGAAACAACCCTGATTTAGCGGCAGAAAATCGTAGAGTAGAATTTAAATTAGTAAAATAGTCGTTCCTTTTATAAAAATGGATTGAAATTTGTTATTAAGTTGTTCTGTAATTCAATTGTGAAAAATTAACGTTGTAAATAATTGGAATTCGTTATCTTCACAACTCTAAAACAGAATCAAATGACAAAGTATATATCACTATTTACAGCTCTTTTATTATATGGGAGCAGCTTATTTGGGCAGCATCAGTCTGATAAAACAGTTAAGCATTACACTCAAAAAGTAGAAGAGTTAATCAAGGTGCTAGACAAAAAGTATGTTCAAGAAGTAGATAAATCCAGGTTGATAAAAGATTTTGTTATTGGAACTCAGAATAGGTTAGTTCCATTTCATTCATATATCTCAGCGCAAAAATGGGGAGGGAAGCATGATGAAGTAGTGGTTGCTGGTATTGGTATCGCCTTTAAGTTCAAAAGTGATACAATACTTGTTGATAGTGTATTGAGTAATAGTGGTGCCGAAAGTTCTGGGATAAAAAAAGGAGATAAAATTATCAAAATAGGAGGGCATAAAATCAGTCATTACAACTATTTTAGTGATGTAGCAAAAGACTTGATCGGTGTTCCAGGAAGCTCCTTAGAACTCACATTGGCTAATGTAGAAGATAGTTCTGCCAATTTTGTAAAATCGGTAGAACGTAAATTAATCGATGGGATTCACTTCTTTAGTTTAGGAGAGTCAATTACTTCAATTAAAGATGCTATAGCCCTTTGTGATACCTTATATGAAGATACAGTTACTAACTTAAAAATAACAGAAACTGGTATTCGTTACATGCTGGAGCATTTGGATCCTCATACAGCTTATATTTCATTGGAGGATTTACATGATATGAATGCTCCATTGAAAGGATCGTTTACTGGAGTAGGAGTTCGCTTTCAAATTGTAAAAGACACTATTGTTGTTGTAGAGGCAATACCAGGGGGACCATCAGAAAAGGTGGGGATTCAACCAGGAGATAAATATATTTTTATTGGAGAAGAGAAAGTCGCTGGGGTAGGAATAAAAAATGGAGGAGTAAGGGATCGTTTATTGGGAGATAAAGGAACCAAAGTTGCGGTTAAGATGAAAAGAACAGGTAATAACGAGTTACTTGATTTTACCATAGAAAGAGATAAAATTCCTATTTATAGTGTAGATGCATCATATATGGTGACTAATGAAATTGGTTATATTAAGGTTAATAAATTTTCTGCGACAACAGTTATGGAGGTTAGAAAGGCTATGTTGAGTCTGAAATCTCAAGGAATGAAAAGCTTGGTGTTAGACTTGCAAGGAAATGGAGGTGGTTACCTCAGTGCGGCAATAGGTTTGGCAGATGAGTTTTTATCAGGAGACAAATTGGTCGTTTATACAGAAGGTAGAGCTTATCCAAAACAAGAGTACAATACGCGATATACAGGATTAATGGAAGAAGGTAAATTAGTCGTTCTTGTAAATGAAAACAGTGCGTCAGCTAGCGAAATTGTAAGTGGTGCAGTTCAAGATTGGGATCGAGGATTAATTGTGGGGAGAAGAACTTTTGGAAAAGGACTTGTTCAAAAACCACATAATCTATCAGATGGAACACAAGTAAGAATTACAACCTCTCATTATTATACTCCAGCAGGAAGATGTATTCAAAAACCTTATGATAAAGGAATACAAGAATATCGAAAGGAGAAATATAATCGTTACAAAAACGGAGAGTATTTTCATAAGGATAGTATAAAGTTTGATGAGTCACTAAAAACGTATACCAAGATTAAAGAAAGAGTTGTTTATGGTGGAGGTGGTGTTATGCCAGATGTTTTTGTTCCATTAGATACGTTAGGAACAAGCGATTATTTTTCAGGATTAATTAGAAAAGGAATTATGAATCGATTTGCATTAACTTGGGTGAACAGTAATCGTCAAAAATTACAAGATAAATATATTACATTCGATCGCTTTGATGAGAAGTTCAAAATAGAGAAGCTGACAAAAGAGTTGATTAAATATGCCGAAACAGAGGGGCTACCTTTTAATAAAAAACAATATGAGGAATCGAAAGAGGTTATTAAAATAAGACTGAAAGCAAATGTTGCTCAAAATCTATACGATTTTTCAAAGTTCTATCAGGTGAATAATGCATTAAATGATCCATTACAGATTGCCATTAAGCTCATTGAAAGTGGAGAGGCTTTTAATGAATTGGACTAAATGTTAAAAAACTAGGCTGTTTTTTTTGAAAATTAAATATGACATATTTGCGAAATAAAAAAAAAGCAGTACCTTTGCAGACCTATTTTAGAATAATAGAGTACAAAATTTAAAAGATATTAAACGTGAATACATTAAGTTACAAAACAATATCAGCTAACAAAGAGACAGTAAACAAAGAGTGGTTGTTGGTTGATGCGGAAGGAGAAACTTTAGGACGTTTAGCAAGTAAAGTAGCTAAATTGATTAGAGGAAAGCACAAAGTTAACTACACTCCACATGTTGATTGTGGTGATAACGTTGTTGTGATTAATGCTGAAAAAGTGAATTTAACTGGTAAGAAGTGGACTGATAAATCTTATATCCGTCACACAGGTTATCCAGGTGGGCAAAGAGAATTATCTGCTGAAAAGATGTTAGAAAAGCATCCTGAGAGATTAGTAGAGTATGCTGTAAAAGGAATGTTGCCTAAAAATAGATTAGGAAGTGCATTATACAGAAACTTACACGTTTATGTTGGAGCATCTCACAAGCAAGAAGCTCAAAAGCCTAAAGAAATTAAATTAGATTCAATCAAATAATTATATGAGCGTAATTAATACAATAGGAAGACGTAAGTCTTCTGTCGCTAGAGTTTATTTGTCAGAAGGGACAGGTAAAATGACTGTGAATAAAAGAGATTTTTCAGAGTACTTCCCAAAAGGAGTATTGCACTATAAATTAAGTCAACCATTTTTATTAACTGAAACAGAAGGAAAGTACGATGTTAAAGTTAATGTAAAAGGTGGTGGAGTTAATGGTCAAGTAGAGGCTATCCGTTTAGCGATCTCTAGAGCATTAGTAGAGGTAGATCCAGAGTATAAGCCTTTATTAAAAGCAGAAAGCTTAATGACTCGTGACCCAAGAATGGTTGAGCGTAAGAAACCAGGTCAACCAAAAGCTAGAAAGAAATTTCAATTTAGTAAACGTTAATATCACAATAAAGTTAAATAAAGCCCTCTTCTTAAAGAGGGCTTGTTTAGTATCTAAGCGTTTCAGATCGATGATTATCGCTACTGAGATTGCTGCTGAGAAAACCATGTGACGTTATCTATATATAACTCAGTAAAAAGAAAGTAAACAAAATGGCAAAATTACAATTTGATGAAATGTTAAATGCGGGAGTGCATTTTGGACATTTAAAAAGAAAGTGGAATCCAGCAATGGCTCCTTATGTATTCGAAGAGCGTAAAGGGATTCACATTATTGATTTGAACAAAACAGCAGTAAAAGCTGAAGAAGCAGCTGCAGCTTTGAAACAAATCGCTAAATCAGGAAGAAAAATTTTGTTTGTTGCAACAAAGAAACAAGCAAAATCTATCATAGAAGACAAAGTTAAAGAAACAAGAATGCCTTACATCACTGAAAGATGGCCAGGTGGAATGTTAACAAACTTTAAAACAACAAGAAAAACAATCCGTAAAATGACATCTATCGAAAAGATGATGCAAGACGGAACTGCAAACCACCTTTCTAAAAGAGAGCGTTTACAAAGAACTAGACAAAAAGATAAATTAGCTAACGTATTTGGTGCAATAGCTGATATGACTCGTCTTCCTGCTGCTGTATTTGTAGTAGATGTTAAAAAAGAGGACATCGCTGTAGCAGAAGCTGTAAAATTAGGAATCCCTGTGTTCGCAATGGTTGATACCAACTCTGATCCTAAACCAATTGATTTTGTTATCCCAGCTAACGATGATGCTACTAAATCTATTGAATTAGTTGTTGATTACGTATGTGGAGCTATCAAAGAAGGTTTATCAGAAAGAAAAGCAGGTAAAGAAAAAGCTGCTGAAGAGAAAGCTACTGAAGCAAAAAAAGAAGAAGTAACAACTGAAAAATAATTATATTCTCTAAAATTTATAACAATGGCAATAACAGCTAAACAAGTAAATGAATTAAGAAAAAAGACCGGTGCAGGAATGATGGACTGTAAGAAAGCTTTAGTTGAAGCTGACGGTGACATGGAAGTAGCAATTGATAACTTACGTAAGAAAGGTCAAAAAATTGCTGCTAAAAGAGGAGATAGAGAAGCTAGTGAAGGATTGGTTATCGCAAAAACAACAGCTGATGGAACTAAAGGTATTGTTGTTACATTGAACTGTGAAACTGATTTCGTAGCTAAAAATGCTGATTTTGTTTCTTTCGCAAACAAGATTGCTGATATAGCTGTTGAATCTGGTGCTAACTCAAAAGATGAGTTATTAGCAAAAGACTTTGATGGAAGTTTAACTATTGAAGCAAAAATCATCGAGCAAACTGGTGTAATCGGAGAGAAGATTGAAGTGAAAACTGTAGAAGTTGTTGAAGCTCCTAGCGTTGTTGCATACAATCACCCAGGAAACCAAATCGCTACAATCGTTGGATTAACTAAAGCTGCTGAAGAAGAAGGTAAACAAGTTGCAATGCAAGTTGCTGCTATGGCACCTATCGCTTTAGATGAAAGCCACGTTGATCAAGAGACTATTGATAGAGAAATTGAAGTAGGTAAAGAATTAGCTATTGCTGAAGGTAAACCTGCAGATATGGCTGAGAAAATTGCTAAAGGAAGATTAAACAAATTCTTTAAAGAAACAACTTTGTTAAATCAAGCATTTGTTAGAGATAACAAAAAATCTGTAAAACAATTTTTACAAGATGTAGATAAAGATTTAACAGTAACTGACTTTAAAAGAGTTTCGTTATCTAACTAATTCTTATATAATTTTTAAAAGAGAGCTTTTTAGCTCTCTTTTTTTTGTCTAATTTTGACCTAATTCTAAAATCATCATGAAATATAAAAGAATACTTTTGAAATTAAGCGGAGAAGCTTTAATGGGAAATAAACAATTTGGTATAGATAACGAACGATTAGTTCAATATGCTAAAGAAGTTAAAGAAATTGCCGAATTAGGTGTTGAAATAGCAATCGTAATCGGAGGAGGAAATATTTTTAGAGGTGTTCAGGCCGAAGAAGGTGGAATGGAAAGAACCCAAGGAGATTATATGGGGATGTTAGCGACTATGATAAATAGTATGGCACTTCAATCTGCTCTTGAAGTTCAAGGACTGCATACAAGGCTACAATCTGCAATTAAAATGGAAGCAATAGCTGAACCGTTTATTAAACGTAAGGCCGTTAGGCATTTGGAAAAAGGTAGAATTGTGATTTTTGGTTCAGGAACTGGTAATCCATTTTTTACTACTGATTCTGCCGCATCTCTTAGAGCAATTGAAATTGATGCAGATGTAATCTTAAAAGGTACAAGGGTTGATGGTATTTATACTGAAGATCCAGAGAAAAACCCTGAAGCTAAAAAATACAATAACTTGACTTTTGATGAGGCCTATGATAAAGGATTAAAAGTAATGGATATGACAGCCTTTACACTTTGTAAAGAAAATAATGTTCCGATAATAGTATTTGATATGAACACTCCAGGTAACCTAAAAAAGGTGGTTGTTGGTGATGAAATAGGAACGCTTGTTGAAGCATAACATAAAATAAATTATATATTTGTTCTAGAAGTATAGATAAAAGATATGAATGAAGAAGTAGAAATGGCATTAGCCGAGGCAAAAGAAGGTATGGAAGCCTCTTTAACACATTTAAGATCAGAGTTATTAAAGATTAGAGCAGGGAGAGCAACTCCTTCAATGTTAGGAAGTGTTATGGTTGAATATTATGGTTCACCAACCCCTTTGTCTCAAGTAGCCAATGTAAATACTTCTGATGCTAGAACATTAACAGTTCAACCTTGGGAAAAATCTATTTTACAAGATGTTGTAAAAGGGATTCAAAATGCAAACTTAGGATTAAATCCACAAAATAATGGAGAAATGATTATCATTTCAATTCCTATGCTTACAGAAGAAAGAAGAAGAGAACTTGTGAAGAATGCAAAAGCCGCTGGTGAACATTCTAAAGTTGGAGTTAGGGGAAAACGTAAAGATGCAAATGATTTTATTAAATCATTAAAAGCTGATGGTTTAAGTGAAGATGAAGCAAAATCAGCAGAAGATAAAGTACAACAATTAACAAACGATTATATCGCTAAAGTTGATGAAATTGTTGATGCTAAAGAAGTGGATATTATGAAAGTATAATGCATTATACTATGATAAAAAAAAGCAGCGTTTAACGCTGCTTTTTTTATGTCTTAATGTCTAGCTTTATCGCCCATATAAATTGGGGAAATCAGTAATGATACCATCTAAATTCGTTTCCAATAAACGATTAAACTCCTTTTCTTTATTCACCGTCCAAGCAAAAACTTTTACACCTTGTTCGTGAGTGTTTTTTACCATTTTAGGACTAATGAATTTAGAATAGATCCCCAAAGCATAAGGTTTAAAAGAAAGTTGTTTTAAAATTTTATTTCCAGACAATCCCAAGCTCTCATGTAAATAGACCAGTTTATAATCGGGAGCTTTTTGATGGAGTAACTCAATAATTTGAGGGTCAAAACTCATAAAAATAATTTGTTCTCGACCTTTAAATTCAGCAACTTCATTCAAAATAATCTCAACATATTCTTCAGGGTAAGGTTGGGCTTTTCCATACAACTTCTTTTCTGATTTAATTTCAAATAAAATAGTCTTGTCTTTAAAATCAATCTTATTAAAAGCTTCTTGAACTAATGGCTTATACGACTTTATATGCTGTTGTTCAGGAAATTTCGGATGGGGTTTAGTTCCACAGTCAAATGCCTCAATTTCTTTTTGAGTCATTTCGTATAAACAATGGTCTTTGTTATGCTTTATTTCACTACCGTCGGGAGCTAAGCAATAGGTCTTATCCATATATTCCTCATGAGAAATAACCAATTGTTTATCTTTATTAACCACCACGTCCCACTCAATCCCATCAATGTCATACGTTAAAGCCTTTTTAAACGACTCTAAGGTGTTTTCTGGTAAAATACCTCTACATCCTCGATGTCCGAAAATTAGAGGGGGATTTTGTTGAGAAAATAAGTTAACAACTGTCATAACACAAATGATTAAAAAGAATCTAGGCATATTTTTTTAATAATTTTCTGACCTCATTTGCCAGTTTTTCAGAATCGTTAGCTTCTAATTGATGACCAAAATAGATGTATTTTCCTTTATCAGAAAAACGCACAGCTCCTTGTCCTATTAACCAAAAAGAATCATTCATCACCTTTGCAAAAGATTTAGGGTTTTGTTTTAAGCATTCAACATTTTTGTAGTCGATTTGTTTGGTAATGTATTCATTAGCTTTTCCATAAGATAAAATAGATTTTTTAATCGTAAAACGATCGGCATCTATTTTGATGAATTCAATACCATATTTCCTCCATAAGAATGTCTTTACAATTCTGTACTCGAAATAAGCCCAGAAAATGGTCATGACGAATAGAATCAAACTTTCTTGTTTCCCTACCTCACCAGCGAATAAAAAATAAATAAATACAGCCCCACAAAAAGTCCAAGCAATTGACCAAGCCAATAAAAGACTTTCTTGCCATCGTTCTATTTTTGTAGAAATGACAATCGTAGTATGGCTTTTATGATGCTCTAATGATATTCGTTCGCCAATAGTTTTCATAGCAGATTAATATAAAACAGGTTCGACTTCAATTTCATTAAATACTATTCCAAAAGTAGCTAGTTCATCCAAGACTGGTTCGTAGATCTCTTTATGTATAGGTAGCTGTACTCCCTTTAATTGTATAGTGCCATTTAGAATCATTTTGGTGCAAATTCCAACTGGTAAGCCCACAGTATCACTCATTGCGGTGTAAGTCTGATCTTCGCCAATATAACTCATAGAAGAGTGTATCTCACGGTCAATGCCATCGACTTTAAAACCAAATTTATGCCACATCACAATCATATCTTTATCGTGAGGTTCCAATGTCCATTTAGCTTCTAAGATTTGTTGTAAGATTTGAGCAGGAGTTTTGTCTTCCTCTAAGTTCAAAGGAGTATCTTCGAATATCCCTAACCAAACTAACTTGTCCCAAATAATATCGTCTTGATCTATTTTGAGGTAATACCTTAACTTTAATTCAACAGAATCGTGAGGATTATAAGCCAAAAATGAGTTAATAAAGTCTCGATGTGTCATCTCTTTGGATCCCTCTAAAATATAGCTGTCGTCTGTTGCGCCCAATTGAACAAAAACGTTCCAAGCTCTACTGAAACCAACTTTTCGTAAAGTACCTCTGTAGATCGTAGGAATGTTTTCTAATCCATAAATACTTCTGTATTTTAAAGAGTCACGATTAGCATATCCCTCAAATTTTCCTCTTCCCTCAACATCAATAATTTCGGTTCTTCTAAAAAGTCTATTGTAAGGAATATATTTATATTTTCCTTCTTGAATAAATTTAGCAGCACCTCCTTGTCCCGCTAAAACAACGTTTCGAGGATTCCATGTAAACTTATAATTCCAAGGGTTGTTATCACTTTGAGGAGCAATTAATCCCCCTGTAAATGACTCGAAACAAGTCATTTCTCCTCCCATCTCTTCAATGTCGTCTAAAACTTTTTTGGCCGATAAATGGTCTATTCCTGGATCTACACCTATTTCATTCATGACAATAATCCCAGCATTTACAGCCTCTTCATGTAGTTCTTTCATTTCTTTAGAAACATAAGAAGGCGTAATCACATCTTTTTGGAATCGAATACAATCTTTAACGACTTCAATGTGAAAACGAGCTGGTAACATCGATACTACAAAATCACAAGCTTCAATTTCTTGAGCTCTTTGATTAGGTTCTAGGGCATTAAATTCAAATGCTTCTCCTCTTGCATGATTGTTTATTTTTTCCTGAGCAATGGCGATATCCATATCACCAACTCTAATCAACCAATTCTCATTTTCAGCATTATTTAATAAATATTTTATTAATGACGATGAAGATCTTCCTGCTCCAATGACTAATATTTTCTTCATGTTCTAAAAGTAGTTTTAAGAAAAATCCCATACTCATTTTACTAAGTATGGGATTTGCTATGTTTTTA
The sequence above is drawn from the Flavobacteriales bacterium genome and encodes:
- a CDS encoding PorP/SprF family type IX secretion system membrane protein, with protein sequence MKKLSLIILALMVFKVFVGQDIHFAQFYNTPLVINPSLAGGDDGTFSGVLNYREQWRSAGNAYNTFGVSADGGLMKKIDKGFLGVGGAVYNDKQGDVSLSRLHAKLSLAYHTQISRQQYFNAGISGGIAQTSIDRAKMIFDDQYDGSGYNSSIPSNEVLIQPNSISPAFSVGVNYLFKENEYVGKRRFLLGGAVHNLIKLDDALIGEIEQSRSFRYILHSEASFPVRGTNVEIQPAGFIALQGTAKELFIGSNVRYELKQESRFTDFSKTSAITFGVFARELKSMVAFVGFQMDKYNIGVSYDIDITGYSVASSGQGGLEVSFKYVNLTKFNKAYTPAPRL
- a CDS encoding OmpA family protein, which codes for MRSLLKGFYLAMAMLVAQGLSAQKKEIEIAKSYELMGRFSMALQYYKKAEAREKYLAEEEQVRLYKSLIFCNDKLKDYKNAEKYFEKIEKLQPLSDSLLVKYSEVLRTLGSHPKAEKVYRSLVNKQTDEVLKNNMLYALDWFKKNKSLKQPYVIGKTNINVQGLSMGIAEYNDGVIVGVPKLTDGVTFYNLGYCTKKDSVTFSEATILSKNLTSKFHEGYPVIDQKNNVLYFTSNSLTKVKIKQGGKKDISKNGNVNRLKIYQSTFENGEWSEKEELPFNSMDYDCLHPSISDDGKTLYFTSNMSGGKGGYDIYKVEKTNSGWSKPVNLGSRVNTMGDEMNPFIKAEELFFASRGYYGFGGIDVFKVKLSEEDGKVQNLGAPINTNQDDFSFTMNSKDKGYFSSNRSSKKAEDAIYSYVYYPVNVVTDTENGEAVEDIDVVVSELINGEWKEVSTQRTNKAGEWKYDFKAGVEYKVKFDNSYRNSKEFTLSANGNRVEELEKLKNVDLQRVFIDGYVIDEETQKGIEGVKEILYEKNELGDFEEIDSTFTDEEGYWRFDVEKDKVYEVEIQRVDYELEKIEIDPIVDNEPRRKSYTTTLKVKLNKDNEKVLDAENIFFEHNSANITSASFAVLDQVVGYLKANPYSKLEVDAYTDCTGDDAFNLALSERRAKACADYVIEKIGGKAFRVKYKGFGETNPIHACDEQRNNPDLAAENRRVEFKLVK
- a CDS encoding S41 family peptidase — protein: MTKYISLFTALLLYGSSLFGQHQSDKTVKHYTQKVEELIKVLDKKYVQEVDKSRLIKDFVIGTQNRLVPFHSYISAQKWGGKHDEVVVAGIGIAFKFKSDTILVDSVLSNSGAESSGIKKGDKIIKIGGHKISHYNYFSDVAKDLIGVPGSSLELTLANVEDSSANFVKSVERKLIDGIHFFSLGESITSIKDAIALCDTLYEDTVTNLKITETGIRYMLEHLDPHTAYISLEDLHDMNAPLKGSFTGVGVRFQIVKDTIVVVEAIPGGPSEKVGIQPGDKYIFIGEEKVAGVGIKNGGVRDRLLGDKGTKVAVKMKRTGNNELLDFTIERDKIPIYSVDASYMVTNEIGYIKVNKFSATTVMEVRKAMLSLKSQGMKSLVLDLQGNGGGYLSAAIGLADEFLSGDKLVVYTEGRAYPKQEYNTRYTGLMEEGKLVVLVNENSASASEIVSGAVQDWDRGLIVGRRTFGKGLVQKPHNLSDGTQVRITTSHYYTPAGRCIQKPYDKGIQEYRKEKYNRYKNGEYFHKDSIKFDESLKTYTKIKERVVYGGGGVMPDVFVPLDTLGTSDYFSGLIRKGIMNRFALTWVNSNRQKLQDKYITFDRFDEKFKIEKLTKELIKYAETEGLPFNKKQYEESKEVIKIRLKANVAQNLYDFSKFYQVNNALNDPLQIAIKLIESGEAFNELD
- the rplM gene encoding 50S ribosomal protein L13, coding for MNTLSYKTISANKETVNKEWLLVDAEGETLGRLASKVAKLIRGKHKVNYTPHVDCGDNVVVINAEKVNLTGKKWTDKSYIRHTGYPGGQRELSAEKMLEKHPERLVEYAVKGMLPKNRLGSALYRNLHVYVGASHKQEAQKPKEIKLDSIK
- the rpsI gene encoding 30S ribosomal protein S9, producing the protein MSVINTIGRRKSSVARVYLSEGTGKMTVNKRDFSEYFPKGVLHYKLSQPFLLTETEGKYDVKVNVKGGGVNGQVEAIRLAISRALVEVDPEYKPLLKAESLMTRDPRMVERKKPGQPKARKKFQFSKR
- the rpsB gene encoding 30S ribosomal protein S2; translated protein: MAKLQFDEMLNAGVHFGHLKRKWNPAMAPYVFEERKGIHIIDLNKTAVKAEEAAAALKQIAKSGRKILFVATKKQAKSIIEDKVKETRMPYITERWPGGMLTNFKTTRKTIRKMTSIEKMMQDGTANHLSKRERLQRTRQKDKLANVFGAIADMTRLPAAVFVVDVKKEDIAVAEAVKLGIPVFAMVDTNSDPKPIDFVIPANDDATKSIELVVDYVCGAIKEGLSERKAGKEKAAEEKATEAKKEEVTTEK
- the tsf gene encoding translation elongation factor Ts, whose product is MAITAKQVNELRKKTGAGMMDCKKALVEADGDMEVAIDNLRKKGQKIAAKRGDREASEGLVIAKTTADGTKGIVVTLNCETDFVAKNADFVSFANKIADIAVESGANSKDELLAKDFDGSLTIEAKIIEQTGVIGEKIEVKTVEVVEAPSVVAYNHPGNQIATIVGLTKAAEEEGKQVAMQVAAMAPIALDESHVDQETIDREIEVGKELAIAEGKPADMAEKIAKGRLNKFFKETTLLNQAFVRDNKKSVKQFLQDVDKDLTVTDFKRVSLSN
- the pyrH gene encoding UMP kinase, whose protein sequence is MKYKRILLKLSGEALMGNKQFGIDNERLVQYAKEVKEIAELGVEIAIVIGGGNIFRGVQAEEGGMERTQGDYMGMLATMINSMALQSALEVQGLHTRLQSAIKMEAIAEPFIKRKAVRHLEKGRIVIFGSGTGNPFFTTDSAASLRAIEIDADVILKGTRVDGIYTEDPEKNPEAKKYNNLTFDEAYDKGLKVMDMTAFTLCKENNVPIIVFDMNTPGNLKKVVVGDEIGTLVEA
- the frr gene encoding ribosome recycling factor yields the protein MNEEVEMALAEAKEGMEASLTHLRSELLKIRAGRATPSMLGSVMVEYYGSPTPLSQVANVNTSDARTLTVQPWEKSILQDVVKGIQNANLGLNPQNNGEMIIISIPMLTEERRRELVKNAKAAGEHSKVGVRGKRKDANDFIKSLKADGLSEDEAKSAEDKVQQLTNDYIAKVDEIVDAKEVDIMKV
- a CDS encoding glycerophosphodiester phosphodiesterase family protein; the protein is MTVVNLFSQQNPPLIFGHRGCRGILPENTLESFKKALTYDIDGIEWDVVVNKDKQLVISHEEYMDKTYCLAPDGSEIKHNKDHCLYEMTQKEIEAFDCGTKPHPKFPEQQHIKSYKPLVQEAFNKIDFKDKTILFEIKSEKKLYGKAQPYPEEYVEIILNEVAEFKGREQIIFMSFDPQIIELLHQKAPDYKLVYLHESLGLSGNKILKQLSFKPYALGIYSKFISPKMVKNTHEQGVKVFAWTVNKEKEFNRLLETNLDGIITDFPNLYGR